One Roseburia rectibacter DNA window includes the following coding sequences:
- a CDS encoding Na+/H+ antiporter NhaC family protein has translation MKRKQIGMLIFLAVIVVLLFVTANTPGVVTDPENYQCSVYATVFALLPPVIAIGLALITKEVYTSLLAGIITGGLLYSNFNLELMIGTIFFQEDGGMVYKLADAWNVGILVFLVMLGILVSMLNKAGGSAAFGKWASKHIKTRIGAQISVMILGILIFVDDYFNCLTVGSVMRPVTDRHKVSRAKLSYIIDATAAPVCIIAPISSWAAAVTSSVPENAGINGFAVFLQTIPYNLYAILTLVMVLLVTVLRVDFGPMKKHEMNAIAGDLFTTPGRPYEGNEEEAVNDKAHVLDLILPVAVLIASCIVAMVYTGGFFDGASFVDAFAASDASVGLVLGGAVTLVFTFIYYMMRDVLSFEEFAKCIPEGFQSMIAPILILTMAWTLSGMTNLLGAKYFVADLVANSASAMQGFLPMIIFLVAAFLAFATGTSWGTFSILIPIVIGVFPEGQMMVISIASCLAGAVCGDHCSPISDTTIMASAGGHCEHVNHVVTQLPYVLVVGSVCMVGYLLIGILKAAGLDAVVWLTLPVCIVILCAVLCVIRAKTGGKEEI, from the coding sequence ATGAAAAGAAAACAGATAGGGATGCTTATTTTTCTTGCAGTGATCGTGGTATTACTGTTTGTAACGGCAAATACACCCGGAGTGGTCACTGATCCGGAAAATTATCAGTGCAGCGTATATGCGACAGTATTTGCATTACTGCCACCGGTCATTGCAATCGGTCTGGCACTCATTACAAAGGAGGTATATACATCACTTTTAGCAGGAATCATCACAGGAGGGCTGTTATATTCCAATTTTAATCTGGAACTGATGATAGGTACGATCTTTTTTCAGGAAGACGGAGGCATGGTGTATAAACTCGCGGATGCATGGAATGTCGGTATTCTTGTGTTTTTAGTCATGCTTGGAATACTTGTTTCGATGCTGAATAAAGCAGGCGGTTCCGCGGCATTTGGAAAATGGGCGTCAAAGCATATCAAAACCAGGATCGGCGCACAGATTTCTGTCATGATCCTTGGTATACTGATCTTTGTGGATGATTATTTTAACTGTCTTACCGTGGGGAGCGTGATGCGTCCGGTCACAGACCGGCATAAAGTATCGCGTGCCAAATTATCCTATATCATTGATGCAACGGCAGCACCGGTGTGTATCATTGCACCGATCAGTTCCTGGGCGGCAGCGGTGACATCTTCCGTGCCGGAGAATGCGGGAATCAATGGATTTGCCGTATTTTTGCAGACAATCCCATATAACCTGTATGCAATCCTGACGTTGGTTATGGTATTGCTCGTGACAGTACTCCGGGTTGATTTTGGACCGATGAAAAAACACGAGATGAATGCGATCGCAGGTGATCTGTTCACAACACCGGGAAGACCATATGAGGGGAATGAGGAAGAGGCGGTCAATGATAAGGCACATGTGCTGGATCTGATACTCCCGGTCGCAGTACTGATCGCAAGCTGTATTGTTGCGATGGTTTATACCGGAGGATTTTTTGACGGAGCTTCTTTTGTTGATGCATTCGCGGCTTCGGATGCTTCTGTGGGACTGGTACTTGGCGGTGCTGTTACGCTTGTATTTACATTTATCTATTATATGATGCGCGATGTATTATCCTTTGAGGAATTTGCAAAATGTATCCCGGAGGGATTCCAGTCAATGATCGCACCGATCCTGATCCTTACGATGGCGTGGACATTGTCGGGTATGACAAACCTGCTTGGTGCGAAATATTTTGTTGCAGATCTTGTGGCAAATTCCGCATCCGCAATGCAGGGATTCCTTCCAATGATCATTTTCCTGGTTGCCGCATTTTTAGCTTTTGCAACCGGAACATCCTGGGGAACATTCAGTATCCTGATCCCAATCGTGATCGGGGTATTCCCGGAAGGACAGATGATGGTCATTTCCATCGCATCCTGTCTGGCAGGTGCGGTCTGTGGAGATCACTGTTCTCCGATTTCCGATACCACGATCATGGCATCTGCCGGAGGACACTGTGAGCATGTCAATCATGTGGTAACACAGCTTCCATATGTGTTGGTTGTTGGCAGTGTATGTATGGTCGGATATCTTCTGATCGGTATTTTAAAAGCAGCTGGACTGGATGCGGTTGTCTGGCTGACACTTCCGGTCTGCATTGTGATTCTTTGTGCGGTTCTTTGTGTGATAAGAGCAAAAACCGGTGGCAAAGAGGAAATTTAA
- a CDS encoding metallophosphoesterase: MKIGVIADVHSNQIAFRACVDYMIKAGCEEFLLLGDFVSDTAGAKKTMEILYELMEQFPCHVLRGNREEYMTEQRKVREQEEKEKYWIANSASGNLLYTYEQLTPKDLDFFENLPITFRYEKEGYPAIICCHGSPVNTRELLQLDSERTKEVLDEINTDYLLAAHTHYPGMMRYHGKTYMNTGSCGIAIGDPGYAHAVILESWENEWKPEFLRIPYDINQVIQDIFESGLYDMAPWFLNNNLHIFLTGTDLTPELVNLATKLQKENEAEEKVWPHIEEKYFAKAADALKIPDYTFLRYIRPAVIEDTEKLLELYHSMIGGAAGWNEYYPGIDTIESDLSRNALFVMENEKGKLIASISIDADEAVDSLKCWDEALLPGAELARLCIRKEYQNKKMARMMMAYAMNVLRKQGKKSVHILVRKGHEVAMRSYAHLGYEKVGECSLYDMQFICMERAL, translated from the coding sequence ATGAAAATTGGAGTGATTGCAGATGTCCACAGTAACCAGATTGCATTTCGGGCATGTGTGGACTACATGATAAAGGCGGGGTGTGAGGAATTTCTGCTTCTGGGAGATTTTGTTTCGGATACTGCCGGTGCAAAAAAGACGATGGAGATTCTCTATGAACTGATGGAGCAGTTTCCCTGTCATGTTCTGCGGGGAAACCGGGAAGAATATATGACAGAACAGCGTAAAGTCAGGGAACAGGAAGAAAAAGAAAAATACTGGATCGCAAATTCTGCCAGTGGTAATCTTTTATATACTTATGAACAGCTTACCCCAAAAGATCTGGACTTTTTTGAAAATCTTCCTATTACGTTCCGTTATGAAAAGGAAGGGTATCCTGCGATCATCTGCTGTCATGGTTCCCCTGTCAATACAAGGGAATTACTTCAGCTTGACAGTGAGCGGACAAAAGAAGTTTTAGATGAAATCAATACAGATTATCTGCTTGCAGCACATACGCATTATCCGGGAATGATGAGATATCATGGGAAAACCTATATGAATACCGGTTCCTGTGGAATTGCGATCGGTGATCCGGGATATGCACATGCTGTGATCTTAGAGTCATGGGAAAATGAATGGAAACCGGAATTTTTGCGTATTCCATATGATATCAACCAGGTGATACAGGATATTTTTGAATCAGGACTTTATGATATGGCACCGTGGTTTTTGAATAATAATCTCCATATTTTCCTGACAGGAACGGATCTGACACCGGAACTGGTAAATCTGGCTACAAAATTGCAGAAAGAAAATGAGGCAGAAGAAAAGGTCTGGCCGCATATCGAAGAAAAATATTTTGCGAAGGCGGCAGATGCCTTGAAAATTCCGGATTATACATTTTTGCGATATATCCGCCCGGCTGTAATAGAAGATACGGAAAAGCTGTTAGAATTATATCATTCGATGATCGGCGGAGCGGCAGGCTGGAATGAATATTATCCGGGAATTGATACGATAGAATCAGATCTTTCGAGGAATGCACTTTTTGTGATGGAAAATGAAAAGGGGAAACTGATAGCTTCCATTTCCATAGATGCAGACGAAGCCGTAGACAGTTTAAAATGCTGGGATGAGGCGCTGCTTCCGGGAGCGGAACTGGCGAGACTCTGTATCAGAAAAGAATACCAGAATAAAAAAATGGCGAGAATGATGATGGCATATGCCATGAATGTCCTGCGGAAACAGGGAAAGAAATCTGTTCACATACTGGTACGAAAAGGGCATGAGGTGGCAATGCGTTCTTATGCGCATCTTGGATATGAGAAAGTGGGAGAGTGCAGTCTCTATGATATGCAGTTTATCTGCATGGAGAGGGCATTGTAG
- a CDS encoding Dabb family protein, with the protein MVKHVILWKLKEEFSDEEKKQIKAGIKEGLEGLAGQIPGMTEIKVRIDCLPSSTVDVMLDTTFESAEALKAYSVHPKHVAVADSKVRPYTAVRSCMDYEI; encoded by the coding sequence ATGGTAAAACATGTTATTTTATGGAAACTGAAAGAGGAATTTTCGGACGAGGAGAAAAAACAGATCAAAGCAGGAATCAAGGAGGGGTTAGAAGGACTTGCCGGTCAGATTCCGGGGATGACAGAGATCAAAGTGCGCATTGACTGTCTGCCGAGTTCCACTGTGGATGTGATGTTAGATACCACATTTGAGAGCGCAGAAGCACTGAAAGCATACAGCGTGCATCCGAAACATGTGGCAGTGGCAGATAGTAAAGTAAGACCATATACAGCAGTGAGATCCTGCATGGATTATGAGATTTAA